Proteins from a genomic interval of Chanos chanos chromosome 3, fChaCha1.1, whole genome shotgun sequence:
- the LOC115808360 gene encoding dual specificity protein phosphatase 7-like, with product MMPNKSVDWLQIQLHSGASSLLLLDCRSHELYESSHIETAINLVIPGLMLRRFKKGNLPIRSIIPKSEDKEKFVRRYKTDTVILYDEATWDWQESGTSGSILQLVLQKLWDEGCEAFYLEGGFIRFQSEYPEHCETLIDSSCSSYSPPLSALGLSSLQISSDCSDVESDREPSSAADYEESPICNIQPARPVQILPHLYLGCAKDSRNLDVLGQYNIKYILNVTPNLPNMFEHDGHIRYKQIPISDHWSQNLSQFFPEAIAFIDEARSKKCGVLVHCLAGISRSVTVTVAYLMQRLNLSLNDAYDFVKRKKSNISPNFNFMGQLLDFERTLQLNSPFDNQSGDGQLYFTTPTNHNVFQLDTLEST from the exons ATGATGCCCAATAAGAGTGTAGACTGGCTGCAAATCCAACTACACTCTGGTGCGAGTTCGTTGTTGCTACTGGATTGTCGATCACACGAACTGTACGAATCGTCTCATATCGAGACAGCGATAAATTTGGTTATTCCAGGGTTAATGCTTCGCAGATTTAAGAAGGGGAACCTGCCCATTCGATCCATCATTCCGAAAAGTGAAGATAAGGAAAAGTTTGTCAGGCGCTACAAGACGGACACTGTGATTCTTTACGATGAAGCTACCTGGGACTGGCAGGAGAGTGGAACCAGTGGCTCAATTCTCCAACTAGTACTGCAAAAACTCTGGGACGAAGGATGTGAAGCATTTTACTTGGAAG GTGGATTCATCAGGTTTCAGAGTGAGTATCCAGAGCACTGCGAGACTTTGATTGATAGCTCCTGCTCCAGCTACTCTCCCCCACTGTCAGCTCTGGGTCTGAGTAGCCTTCAGATTAGTTCTGACTGTTCTGATGTAGAGTCGGACCGGGAACCCAGCAGTGCTGCCGACTATGAGGAGAGTCCCATATGCAACATCCAGCCTGCCCGCCCAGTCCAAATTCTCCCTCACCTCTACCTGGGCTGTGCCAAAGATTCCCGAAACCTAGACGTGCTCGGACAGTACAACATTAAGTACATCCTAAATGTAACGCCAAACCTGCCCAACATGTTTGAACATGACGGCCATATCCGCTATAAACAGATCCCCATCTCCGATCACTGGAGTCAGAACCTGTCACAATTCTTCCCTGAAGCTATAGCCTTTATTG ATGAAGCTCGATCCAAAAAGTGTGGGGTCCTGGTCCATTGTCTGGCAGGGATCAGTCGGTCAGTAACGGTGACTGTCGCTTATCTTATGCAGAGACTCAACCTGTCCCTCAATGATGCATATGACTTTGTCAAACGgaaaaagtcaaacatttcaCCAAACTTCAATTTCATGGGCCAGCTATTAGACTTTGAGAGGACACTCCAGCTAAATAGTCCATTTGACAACCAGTCTGGTGATGGACAGCTCTACTTCACTACCCCGACAAATCACAATGTTTTCCAGTTGGATACGCTGGAATCTACCTGA
- the atp6ap1a gene encoding ATPase H+ transporting accessory protein 1a, translating into MANVNCRIVFAFMFSVFSLGKCNEQVPLIMWSSEGLPSQSPPAAGHAVSSGELESYLSSALSSAPHNLLLFLQDKLSVDDFTMYGGVFGNKQDSAFTNLEGALQASSSPLFLPAVDSATASALPALLQEQLDTSPLYLEPETLAQLRLNASVAALLVIRLPYSSSSDMMSAKEVLSGNDEVIGQVLNIMTAQAVPYTAVYSALRPSRVIEDVSFAVHSVGRSLLQSSRGPYPPVEFKERDSTCILMWAENLSVSQFRSGKWERHDLASQTFGESSSVKLEGSFCNETHSRLELSYENVLGYRSFKLIFAMSQRHYKVSARRWFTMDQVELIYDGKKASFNASRHIYAPVEYSYRCESVTSFRYAMLTPRSSKDNANDWRVSFDDFQIQGFKVSGKDFSYASDCAGFFTPGIWMGLVTSLLMVLVLTYGLHMIMQLRTMDRFDDPKGPAISVPQTE; encoded by the exons ATGGCGAATGTAAACTGTAGAATCGTTTTTGCTTTtatgttcagtgttttctccTTGGGGAAATGCAACGAACAAGTACCTCTGATTATGTGGTCCAGCGAAGG ACTGCCGTCGCAGAGCCCACCTGCGGCGGGTCATGCAGTATCTAGCGGTGAGTTGGAGTCATATCTGAGCTCTGCGCTAAGCTCCGCACCGCACAACCTACTGCTGTTCCTTCAGGACAAG CTGAGTGTGGATGACTTCACAATGTACGGGGGTGTTTTTGGGAACAAACAAGACAGTGCATTCACTAACCTAGAG GGGGCATTGCAGGCTtcttcctctccactcttcCTGCCCGCTGTGGACTCTGCAACAGCAAGTGCTCTTCCTGCCCTCCTGCAGGAACAGTTGGACACTTCTCCTCTCTATTTGGAGCCCGAGACTCTCGCCCAACTCCGCCTCAATGCTTCTGTTGCCGCCCTGCTGGTCATTCGCCTGCCCTACAGTTCAAG CTCTGACATGATGTCAGCCAAAGAGGTTCTCAGTGGAAATG ACGAGGTGATTGGCCAGGTTTTGAACATAATGACTGCTCAGGCTGTACCTTACACGGCTGTGTACTCTGCCCTGCGGCCCTCTCGG GTGATTGAAGACGTGTCCTTCGCTGTGCATTCCGTTGGGCGATCTTTGCTGCAGTCGTCTCGGGGCCCATATCCGCCGGTGGAGTTTAAGGAGAGAGACTCCACCTGCATCCTCATGTGGGCAGAgaatctgtcagtcagtcagtttcgATCAGGGAAGTGGGAAAGGCACGACCTTGCCTCCCAAACATTCGGCGAGTCCAGTTCAGTCAAGCTGGAAGGCTCCTTTTGCAACGAGACTCATTCCAG ACTGGAGCTGagttatgaaaatgttttgggATATCGTTCTTTTAAACTCAT ttttgCTATGAGTCAGCGTCACTACAAGGTGTCCGCACGCCGTTGGTTCACCATGGATCAGGTTGAGCTGATTTATGATGGTAAAAAAGCCTCATTTAACGCCAGTCGACACATCTATGCTCCAGTTGAATATTCCTACCGCTGTGAGTCTGTCACCAGCTTCCGTTATGCTATGCTCACCCCACGCTCCTCAAAGGACAACGCCAACGACTGGAGAGTCTCTTTTGATGACTTCCAG atccAAGGTTTCAAGGTGTCTGGGAAGGATTTCTCCTATGCGAGTGACTGTGCTGGTTTCTTCACTCCTGGGATCTGGATGGGCCTGGTGACATCTCTGCTGATGGTTCTGGTTCTGACTTACGGCCTCCACATGATCATGCAACTGCGCACCATGGACCGTTTTGACGACCCCAAAGGCCCCGCCATTTCTGTCCCACAAACAGAGTGA
- the tnnc1a gene encoding troponin C type 1a (slow): MNDIYKAAVEQLTDEQKNEFRAAFDIFVQDAEDGCISTKELGKVMRMLGQNPTPEELQEMIDEVDEDGSGTVDFDEFLVMMVRCMKDDSKGKSEEELAELFRMFDKNADGYIDLDELKAMLESTGEPITEDDIEELMKDGDKNNDGKIDYDEFLEFMKGVE, translated from the exons ATGAATGACATCTACAAAGCCGCG GTTGAGCAACTGACTGATGAGCAGAAAAATG AGTTTCGTGCTGCGTTTGATATCTTCGTGCAGGATGCTGAGGATGGCTGCATTAGCACTAAGGAGCTGGGGAAGGTGATGAGGATGTTAGGACAGAATCCAACGCCAGAGGAACTCCAGGAAATGATCGATGAAGTGGATGAGgatg GTAGTGGGACAGTGGACTTTGATGAATTTCTGGTGATGATGGTGAGGTGCATGAAGGATGACAGTAAAGGGAAGTCTGAGGAAGAACTAGCAGAGCTGTTCCGGATGTTTGATAA GAATGCAGACGGTTACATTGATCTTGATGAACTGAAGGCAATGCTGGAGTCTACTGGAGAGCCTATTACTGAGGATGACATTGAAGAACTCATGAAAGATGGAGACAAAAACAATGATGGAAAAATAGATTATGATG aGTTCCTGGAATTTATGAAAGGAGTGGAGTAA